Genomic window (Rossellomorea aquimaris):
AGCATCGTTTGACATAGACCGAATGGAAGGGAACGGCTTCAGGGTCACCATGACGCTTCCATTCCTGGAAAATCGCTAGAGAGGGGGAAACCGAATGAAAGCACTGATTGTCGATGATGAACGGAATGTCCGCAATGTCCTCCGCCAGCTTGGTGAATGGGAGAGAATCGGCATCACGGAGATCTTCGAGGCTGCGAATGGAATCCAAGCACTCGGAATCATCAAGAGAGAGGAACCCGACATCATCTTCACGGATATCAAAATGCCAAAGATGACGGGGATGGAACTCATTGAAGAAATCAATAAGCTGTCCTTCAAGGGAAAGATCATCCTCGTCACCGGGTATGACGATTATACTTTCATGCGGAAGGCAATCCAGTTGAACAGCTTTGATTATTTGCTGAAGCCAATCGAGGAAGAAGCGTTTCAGGCTGTCTTGGAAAAAGTGGTGGAGGCCTTGAAAGAGGAAGCTGCAGAGGGAATCGAGCAGGGAGAGATCCTGGAAGAAGCGATGAGACTACGCGGGAATCAAATCATGACCGCCATCTGTTCAGGGGAACGGGTCTCGGAGGACACCCTCGTGCCCCTTCTACCCGATGAAAGGGAAATGGACATGACGCTTCTTTCCTTTTACGGGAAACAGCGTGCGGAAATACATATAGAAGCCTTGGATGAGGAGCTTCGAACCCGGAAAATCGGCAGGGCATTCACCTTTCTTGACGGGGACAGCCTTTGCATTTTGATTACCGTGAAGGATCAGTGGTTCTATGTAGAAGAATGGATGGGTGAAAACATGACTGTTCCCGTCCGCCTCGTCCAAGACAAGATCGATTCCCTGGGAAGCATCCGGGATGTGTTCGAAGGATTATCCCGTGAGCTTGAACAGAATCAGTACCGAACGATCCGCCGTCCCGATGAAATGGAGGCGGCAAGGCGCTTCCAGGAAATCGTCTCCTATGTAGAGACCTATTATATGGAGGATATTTCCCTTGAAAAGCTGTCGAAAGTGTTTTTCCTCACCAGGGAGCATATCTCAAGGACATTCAAGAAAGAAACGGGCATGACCCTGTCGAAGTTCGTGACGAAGCTCCGGATCGATCAGGCGCAGTCATGGCTCATGGAAACGGAGGAATCGATCTATTCGATTGCCACCATGCTCGGCTATCAAGATGAGAAATACTTCTCCAAACTATTTAAAAAAATGACCGGACTGACGCCGTTTGAATTCCGGTCAAGCGGGGGGTCGGAATGAATCAGAAACTACTCAAAGCCTTCATAGTCGGCTTTATCTCTGTCACACTCACAGCTTGCAACGAGGACAAAGAAGAGAAAAAAGAGTTGGAACCTGAAGAAGAAAAGGTCACCCTCACGATCCGGAATCCCAAGGTGGAAATCGCCAGCGAGTTCGAACAGATGGTATCCACTTATGAGGAAGAAAATCCGGGAGTCGTCATCAAGGTGGAGACGGTAGGGGGAGCAGCGGATGATTATTCCGATATCACGGCAAAGCTTGCAGCGGGTGAAGGACCGGATATCTTTACGAATCTTGGTCGGGAAGCCGCGAAGGAGTGGAGACGGTTTTTAGAAGATTTGTCAGATGAGCCGTGGGTCCACAGGGCATCAGAGAATGTGCTCGGCGGGATCACCTTGGACAAAAAGGTTTACGGGATGCCGATTAATATAGAAGGGTTCGGAATCATATACAACCGGGATCTCTTTCAAAAGGCGGGCATCACTTCCCCGCCATCCACTTATCCCGAGCTTGAGGAAGCCGCCGCTAAGCTCGATCAGAAGGGAATCAAGCCATTTGCCAACGGCTATTACGAGGATTGGAAGCTCGGCCATCATATGGCGAGCGTCGCCTTTGCTCAGGCAGACAAAGGATTCCCTCAAGGATTGGATAATGGTTCAGCAAGCTTCCGGGACAATCCGTCATTCCAGGAGCTATTCACCCTAACCGATCTGACGGTCCGTTACGGGAATGAACGCCCCACCAGCACCGACTATTATACGGAGCTAGAACAGTTCACAAAGGGAAATGCCGCCATGATCCTGCAGGGGAACTGGATTCAGCCACTGCTCGAAGACAAGGAAGTTTCTGTGGGTATGTTTCCCGTGCCTCTCACCGATCGTAATGAAGGCAGGATCCTGGCAGGCGTCCCGGGCTATTGGGTCATTAATTCCCAATCCTCCCCGGAGGAAAAACGGGAAGCGAAGAAGTTCCTGAACTGGATGGTGTCATCAGAGAAAGGACAGGCATACATGACAGAGAAGTTTCACTTCATACCGGCCTTCAAGGACATCCCCGTCCAGGACATCGGTCCGCTCGGAGAGGAAACCCTGAAGCTGATCAAGGAGACGGACACCTTCAACTGGTCCTCTTTCTCCCCATGTATCAAAAAGGAGATGGGAGGAATCATGCAGGATTATATCGATGAAGAGAGCTCGAGGCAGGAAGCATTAGAGGAATTCGACAGGGCTTGGAAGGAAGGGGCGTGCCTGTCATCCTCCTCTTAGGCTGGAGGATCGAGCATGGAAAACGACTCGTCGGGACGGACGGTCATTTTTTTACACGGTAGATTCCGTTATCACCACTATGACTTTTCTCCCCTGCATGAGCCGATCTTCCCCCTTATCAATTTAAGACGAAAATGACATCAATCCATGCCGTATCCAGTTCGGGGCCCTCCTCTTATACTGATATATGTAAGGCGAGCTTAGATCGCCGGAACTTATAACTATCATTTAGGAGGAGTACATAATGAACTATCGTCAATTTGCAAGCAAAGCAACCGTTGTTTCGTTAAGTGCAGCCATTCTTTTCGGGGGCAGCTTCACATCGGCTTCTGCCAACGGGGCTGGGGAAAAAGGATACAAAGAAACGTATGGCACGTCACAGATCACCCGCCAGGATATGAAAAACATGGTCGATCAACAGGAAGATGCCCAATTCAAAGTTCCTTCCTTCGATGCTTCTTCCATCAAAAATGTAGAATCAGCAACCAAGATCGATGAAAACGGAAATGAAGTCAAAATGGATGTTTGGGATACATGGCCGCTTCAAAACGCAGACGGTACCGTGGCTGAGTACAACGGCTACCACATCGTCTTCGGACTTGCCGGTGACCCGAAAAACGCCAATGATACATTCGTCTACATGTTCTATAAGAAAGTCGGCGATGATTCCATCGATGCCTGGAAGAATGCAGGCCGAGTATTCGACGATGAAGATAAATACAAAGCGAACGACGAAACTTTAAAGGGTCAGGTGGAAGAATGGTCGGGATCAGCACTCTTCACAGAAGACGGTGACATCCGCTTATTCTACACGAACCGAGGAGACTTCAACGAAAGCAAGGGCCTATTCGGACGTCAAACATTGACGACTGCCCAAGTCAACGTATCAGAAGAAGCAAAAAGTGAATTATTGAAAATCGAAGGTGTCGAGGATCACAAATCCATCTACAGCGGTGGAGACGGGGAAACCTATGAAACAGTTGGCCAAGCATTCGAAGACCGCAACTTCATGAACAACCACACGCTTCGTGATCCGCACTACATCGAAGATAATGGAAAAAAATACTTAGTATTCGAAGCAAACACAGGAACGGAGTACGGCTACTCAGGTGAAGACTCCTTGTACAACCGAGCTTACTATGGCAACGGAATGAAATTCTTCCAAGAAGAATTTCAACGTCTTCAGGAAAGTCCGAAGAAAGACCTGGCTGAGCTTGCGAACGGTGCCATGGGAATCATCGAAATCAACGATGACTACACGATCAAGAAAGAAATGAAGCCTCTTCTCGTATCAAACACGGTGACAGACGAAATCGAGCGCCCGAACATTTTCAAGAAGGACGGCAAGTTCTACTTATTCACTAGTACACGCGGGTCGAAAATGACCATCGAAGGCGCGGATGATGAAGATATCTACATGCTTGGATATGTTGCAGACTCATTGACAGGTCCTTTCAAGCCAATGAACAAAACAGGGATCGTCCTGCATCAGGACCTGGATCCTAACGACATCACATGGACGTATGCACACTATGTCATCCCGCAACAAGATTCCGATCAATTCGTTGTGACGAGCTATATGACAAACCGTGGCTTCTTCCAAGATCATAAATCGACATTCGCTCCTTCATTCCTGCTTGATATCAACAACAAGAAATCCTCTGTTGTGAAAGATGGCATCCTGGAGCAAGGTCAAATCACGTACGACGAGCAATAATAGCAAACTTCAAAAAAAGGAAATGTCAGAGATGGCATTTCTTTTTTTATTAGGTGGTGGAAAGAATGAATCCAGTAAAAAGAAAGAAGGGAATCATCATGCTGATTGTTCTGATCGTGCTGATGGTTGGAGCGGCTGCATGGTGGATGAAATCCCAGGTTAAAGACGAACGCCCCGACGCCCAACAGGATGTTTCCTACCGGTCATCCTACCATTTCACGACCCCCGACAAGTGGAAAAATGACCCGCAAAAGCCGGTCTACCATAAAGGGAAATACCATTACTACTATCTCTACAACAAGGACTACCCGGACGGCAATGGGACCGAGTGGCGCCATGCCGTATCCGAGGACCTCATCCACTGGGAAGACCAGGGAGTGGCGATCCCGAAATACACCAATGAAAACGGCGATCCATGGTCCGGCTCCGTCGTCATCGACCGGGAGAATACTGCAGGTTTCGGAAAGGGTGCCTTCATTGCGATCGTGACCCAGCCAACCGGGGAGACCGGCGAGCAGGAACAATACATGTGGGTGAGTACCGATGATGGAAAGACATTTGAAAATTATAGTGATGAGCCAGTATTGAAGAATCCTGGTACGAAGGATTTCCGTGATCCCAAAATTGTGTGGGATGACGAACGTGACAAATGGATCATGCTCATGGCGGAAGGTTCGAAGGTCGGTTTCTATGAATCAGAGAATCTGAAAGACTGGACGTTTACAGGTGATTTTCAGACATCGGAATTAGGCGTTTTGGAATGTCCCGATCTGTTTAAAATGAAGGCGCCCGATGGCACGGTGAAGTGGGTGCTTGGTGTGAGTGCCAATGGAGAAGCAATTGGGGAACCGAATACGTATGCCTATTGGACAGGTGAATTCAATGGCAGTTCGTTTGATGCCTATCAGTCTGATCCACAGTGGTTGGACTATGGATTCGACTGGTATGGTGGCGTGACATTTGAAGACGGTAAAGCTGAGGATAAAGAAGAGAAGCGTTACGCGTTTGCCTGGATGAATAAGTGGTCTTATGCGGATAACACTCCGACGATGGAGAATGATGGGTTTAATGGGACGGATTCGATCGTGAGGGAAATCAGGTTGGATGGTGATGCTGAGAATGGCTATTACCTTGCCTCCGAACCTATTGAAGCGCTTGATGGATTGGTGGAATCCACGAAGACTTTTAAGGATATGACCGTTGAGGATGAGATGAAGAAGCTGGATATTGAAAGTGAGACATATCGAATAGAGGCGGATATTTCTTGGGAGGATGCTGAACAATTCGGCTTCAGATTACGCGAGTCCGAAGATCAATCACGACATATCGATGCTGGAATCTCCCTTGAGGGCGACTATTCATACCTAAACCGGCGCTTTACCGATCAACCGGACAGAGAAGGGACATTTGAGGAAAGCAAGGCACCATTCGATTCCGCTGCTAAACGGGTTCATGTCACCATTTTTGTTGATAAGACGAGTGCCGAGATGTTTATTGATGATGGTCGGATTGTTCATACGAATTTGGTCTTTCCACGAGCTGAGGATCGAGATATTTCTTTATTTTCTGATGGGGGGAGAGTGAAATTCGAGAAGTTGGAGGTGAAGAAGCTAAGTTCCAATAGATGAATGATTAAAGAAGAAGGTCCGTCCCTTTTCTAGGGATGGACCTTCTTCACATTACGTTCCCGCTACATATTTATTACTCCCAGGAAGCTTCTTGATTTCATTCCAGGCTACAATGGCATCGACTCTGGTCTTGCCCTTGTTGTCGGGATCGGCAAAGAAGTCCCTGGTGAATTGATTGTATTCGAATTGAGGTACAATCTGTTTCTTGTATGAAGGGGCTTTCTTTCGTTTTTCTTCTTCATACCATGCTTCAACTGCATCACGATAGGTCTTACCTGTATTGTTTTTGAAGTAGTTTTGGATATAGGTCGAGAAATGAAATTTAGGAATGACCGACTTGAAAAATGCCCTCACTTCCTGACTGCAGCGATGATGTTCTGTAATGAGGGTATCAAGACTTAATGCTACTTTAGGTACTGATTTCCGGTTTCCTTTTGATTTTCTAACCGGCTTTTTGATTTCGCCTGTCTCCAGGAAGGTCTTAATCCGTTCTGATAGCTCTACCTTCGAACCAGAAGCACTGATTCCGTTGGCCCGGCTAAATGTTTGCAGCTCTTTCTTTAACCAGTAATACTCTTTAAACGCTTGGACGGGTGTATTCTTTGTTAATGAGGGTCTCAATCATACCAGCTCCTGAAATTCCATTTACATCCATTTTAGAACAGGTGTTCTTGTTTGTCCATATAAATTGCTGTAAGGTGTGAAATTGAAGCTTACTGCCTTGGACCAAGCAGCATCACAGCAACCCCTACCAAACAAATCCCCGCTCCAACCCAGTCATACACATCCGGAGTCTTCTTATCAATTCCCCATCCCCATAAGACGGATAGCACAATGAAAACTCCCCCATAAGCAGCGTAGACCCTGCCGAATGAAGGGAAGGATTGGAAGGTAGCGATGACCCCGTACAGGGCAAGGGTGATTCCGCCTGCAAGTCCCCAAGAGATTGGCTTCCCTTCCCGTAGCCATAGCCAGATGAGGTAGCCTCCACCGATTTCTGCGATCCCGGCAAGGACGAATAATATGACAGCGTTTAGCATGTGGATCACTTCCAATATAAGTTTATGTACTTGGATTATAACGTACTTCGATGCCTAAGGTTTAAAATACACCATTCCAAACATTTGTCTATTTTCACCAAACCTTCTACAATAAAAGGAACAAGAGATGGTTGGAGGTGGAAGGAAAATGGATAACACCGAAAAGCATTATTCAGAGGAAAAGTTCTGGGATAAGTTGAAAAGGTACGGCCTGAAGGCGGGGCATTCCGTCGTTTATACGGCGCTGCTCCTTTATTTTGTACTGCAAAAGCCGGATGTTCCGAAGAAGTCGAAGATGATCATCATCGGGGCCCTCGGATATTTCATCCTTCCGACGGATTTCATTCCCGATATGGCAGTTGGAGTTGGTTTTACAGACGACTTAGGTGCCTTGGGTCTTGCATTATTGCAGGTGGCCATGTATATCGATGATGAGGTGAAAGCGAAGGCCAAAGCGAAGTTGCGTGACTGGTTCGGGGAAGATGTGGATACGTCTGAGGTTGATGGGAAGTTGTAATGGACCCCTCTATTATAGTTATTGGAAAACTAAAGGTTCTGAACTCGTAAATGGTTCGGAGCCTTTTTTCGATTGATTTTTTTTTGCACATAATTCCGAGTAACTTTATATAAATAATAAATATTAAATTTCATTTTGAAAAGATGAGGGATTAAGATGAGAAAATTATTGATCTTTGCCTTAGTCGGTTTTTTTGCACAGTTAGTTGATGGATCGCTGGGGATGGCCTTTGGATTGACGTCCTCGTCCTTATTGTTAGCGTACGGAGTGGCTCCTGCAGTGGCTTCTGCTTCTATTCATATGTCAGAGATTGCAACGACTGCAGCATCCGGATTCTCCCATTTTAAATTCGGGAATGTCAACAAACGGATGGCAATCTTGCTGGCGATACCAGGTGCCATTAGTGCCTTTGTAGGGGCTGCATTCTTAAGTAATATTCCCGGTAGTTTCATTAAGCCTTATATATCCACATTCCTGTTGTTGTTGGGAGTCTATATTTTCTTTCGATTCTTGCTCACTTCCAGAAGCCAGAAAAAGGATGTACCTTCAAATGTCAACGGTCAACTGTTGAAGAAACGGTTTCTTTTCCCTCTTGGAGCAATAGCAGGCTTCTTTGATGCGATCGGTGGAGGCGGTTGGGGACCAATCAACACTCCCATCCTGATGGCAAATAAGCATACTTCCCCACGTGAAGTAGTAGGGACGGTGGATACAAGTGAATTCATCGTCACCATTTCAGCTACTGCAGGCTTTGTCCTGTTCCTTGGTTGGGAGCAATTCAACTGGTTCTGGGTCCTGGCATTTGTTATTGGGGGCGTTCTCGCTGCACCACTTGCAGCATGGATGGTAAGAATCATGCCTTCCTATCTTCTCGGG
Coding sequences:
- a CDS encoding glycoside hydrolase family 32 protein produces the protein MKSQVKDERPDAQQDVSYRSSYHFTTPDKWKNDPQKPVYHKGKYHYYYLYNKDYPDGNGTEWRHAVSEDLIHWEDQGVAIPKYTNENGDPWSGSVVIDRENTAGFGKGAFIAIVTQPTGETGEQEQYMWVSTDDGKTFENYSDEPVLKNPGTKDFRDPKIVWDDERDKWIMLMAEGSKVGFYESENLKDWTFTGDFQTSELGVLECPDLFKMKAPDGTVKWVLGVSANGEAIGEPNTYAYWTGEFNGSSFDAYQSDPQWLDYGFDWYGGVTFEDGKAEDKEEKRYAFAWMNKWSYADNTPTMENDGFNGTDSIVREIRLDGDAENGYYLASEPIEALDGLVESTKTFKDMTVEDEMKKLDIESETYRIEADISWEDAEQFGFRLRESEDQSRHIDAGISLEGDYSYLNRRFTDQPDREGTFEESKAPFDSAAKRVHVTIFVDKTSAEMFIDDGRIVHTNLVFPRAEDRDISLFSDGGRVKFEKLEVKKLSSNR
- a CDS encoding YnfA family protein, which gives rise to MLNAVILFVLAGIAEIGGGYLIWLWLREGKPISWGLAGGITLALYGVIATFQSFPSFGRVYAAYGGVFIVLSVLWGWGIDKKTPDVYDWVGAGICLVGVAVMLLGPRQ
- a CDS encoding sulfite exporter TauE/SafE family protein translates to MRKLLIFALVGFFAQLVDGSLGMAFGLTSSSLLLAYGVAPAVASASIHMSEIATTAASGFSHFKFGNVNKRMAILLAIPGAISAFVGAAFLSNIPGSFIKPYISTFLLLLGVYIFFRFLLTSRSQKKDVPSNVNGQLLKKRFLFPLGAIAGFFDAIGGGGWGPINTPILMANKHTSPREVVGTVDTSEFIVTISATAGFVLFLGWEQFNWFWVLAFVIGGVLAAPLAAWMVRIMPSYLLGVLVGGFIVLTNLNTLLKAGGVSGELSTGAYILVAVIWGGGIIYSLRKNRNSKA
- a CDS encoding extracellular solute-binding protein, producing MNQKLLKAFIVGFISVTLTACNEDKEEKKELEPEEEKVTLTIRNPKVEIASEFEQMVSTYEEENPGVVIKVETVGGAADDYSDITAKLAAGEGPDIFTNLGREAAKEWRRFLEDLSDEPWVHRASENVLGGITLDKKVYGMPINIEGFGIIYNRDLFQKAGITSPPSTYPELEEAAAKLDQKGIKPFANGYYEDWKLGHHMASVAFAQADKGFPQGLDNGSASFRDNPSFQELFTLTDLTVRYGNERPTSTDYYTELEQFTKGNAAMILQGNWIQPLLEDKEVSVGMFPVPLTDRNEGRILAGVPGYWVINSQSSPEEKREAKKFLNWMVSSEKGQAYMTEKFHFIPAFKDIPVQDIGPLGEETLKLIKETDTFNWSSFSPCIKKEMGGIMQDYIDEESSRQEALEEFDRAWKEGACLSSSS
- a CDS encoding DUF6434 domain-containing protein, which encodes MRPSLTKNTPVQAFKEYYWLKKELQTFSRANGISASGSKVELSERIKTFLETGEIKKPVRKSKGNRKSVPKVALSLDTLITEHHRCSQEVRAFFKSVIPKFHFSTYIQNYFKNNTGKTYRDAVEAWYEEEKRKKAPSYKKQIVPQFEYNQFTRDFFADPDNKGKTRVDAIVAWNEIKKLPGSNKYVAGT
- a CDS encoding DUF1232 domain-containing protein, with the protein product MDNTEKHYSEEKFWDKLKRYGLKAGHSVVYTALLLYFVLQKPDVPKKSKMIIIGALGYFILPTDFIPDMAVGVGFTDDLGALGLALLQVAMYIDDEVKAKAKAKLRDWFGEDVDTSEVDGKL
- a CDS encoding response regulator, yielding MKALIVDDERNVRNVLRQLGEWERIGITEIFEAANGIQALGIIKREEPDIIFTDIKMPKMTGMELIEEINKLSFKGKIILVTGYDDYTFMRKAIQLNSFDYLLKPIEEEAFQAVLEKVVEALKEEAAEGIEQGEILEEAMRLRGNQIMTAICSGERVSEDTLVPLLPDEREMDMTLLSFYGKQRAEIHIEALDEELRTRKIGRAFTFLDGDSLCILITVKDQWFYVEEWMGENMTVPVRLVQDKIDSLGSIRDVFEGLSRELEQNQYRTIRRPDEMEAARRFQEIVSYVETYYMEDISLEKLSKVFFLTREHISRTFKKETGMTLSKFVTKLRIDQAQSWLMETEESIYSIATMLGYQDEKYFSKLFKKMTGLTPFEFRSSGGSE
- a CDS encoding glycoside hydrolase family 68 protein produces the protein MNYRQFASKATVVSLSAAILFGGSFTSASANGAGEKGYKETYGTSQITRQDMKNMVDQQEDAQFKVPSFDASSIKNVESATKIDENGNEVKMDVWDTWPLQNADGTVAEYNGYHIVFGLAGDPKNANDTFVYMFYKKVGDDSIDAWKNAGRVFDDEDKYKANDETLKGQVEEWSGSALFTEDGDIRLFYTNRGDFNESKGLFGRQTLTTAQVNVSEEAKSELLKIEGVEDHKSIYSGGDGETYETVGQAFEDRNFMNNHTLRDPHYIEDNGKKYLVFEANTGTEYGYSGEDSLYNRAYYGNGMKFFQEEFQRLQESPKKDLAELANGAMGIIEINDDYTIKKEMKPLLVSNTVTDEIERPNIFKKDGKFYLFTSTRGSKMTIEGADDEDIYMLGYVADSLTGPFKPMNKTGIVLHQDLDPNDITWTYAHYVIPQQDSDQFVVTSYMTNRGFFQDHKSTFAPSFLLDINNKKSSVVKDGILEQGQITYDEQ